A region from the Panicum hallii strain FIL2 chromosome 1, PHallii_v3.1, whole genome shotgun sequence genome encodes:
- the LOC112891678 gene encoding cation-transporting ATPase HMA5-like: MAHLQLTALAGGAGDEMEEVALLGSYDVEAGPAGAEWEADEEAGMRRVQVRVAGMTCSACTGAVEAALSERRGVRRASVSLLQNRAHVVYDPALAKDEDIVEAIEDAGFEAEILPDSTVSQPKSQKTLSGQFRIGGMTCAACVNSVEGILKKLPGVKRAVVALATSLGEVEYDPSAISKDEIVQAIEDAGFDAALLQSSEQDKVLLSVTGLHTEGDVDVLHDILKKIEGLRQFGVNFGNSEVEIVFDPEVVGLRQIVDTIEMESNDRLKAHVQNPYLRAASNDTQEASKTLHLLRSSLLLSIPVFFIRMVCPHIPLISSFLVMHLGPFCIGDLLKWILVSMIQFAVGKRFYVAASRALRHGSTNMDVLVVIGTTASYVYSVCALLYGAFTGFHPPIYFETSAMIITFVLFGKYLEVLAKGKTSDAIKKLVELAPATALLLLKDKEGKYSGEKEIDASLVQPGDALKVLPGSKVPADGVVIWGTSHINESMVTGESVPISKEVSSPVIGGTMNLHGVLHIQATKVGSGTVLSQIISLVETAQMSKAPIQKFADYVASIFVPIVITLSLLTFLAWFLCGWLGAYPNSWSAESSNCFVFSLMFSISVVVIACPCALGLATPTAVMVATGVGANHGVLVKGGDALERAQNVKYVVFDKTGTLTQGKASVTTAKIFSGMDLGDFLTLVASAEASSEHPLAKAILDYAFHFHFFGKLPSAKDSIKKRREEILSQWLLEVTDFSALPGKGIQCWINGKKILVGNRALITENGINIPDEAEHFLVDMELSAKTGILVAYDGGFIGLIGITDPLKREAAVVVQGLKKMGVHPVMVTGDNWRTAQAVAKEVGIEDVRAEIMPAGKANVIRSLQKDGSVVAMVGDGINDSPALAAADVGMAIGAGTDIAIEAADYVLVRNNLEDVITAIDLSRKTFSRIRWNYFFAMAYNVVAIPVAAGALFPFTGLQMPPWLAGACMAFSSVSVVCSSLLLRRYRKPRLTTLLQITVE, encoded by the exons ATGGCCCACCTCCAGCTCACGGcgctcgccggcggcgccggcgacgagatGGAGGAGGTTGCGCTGCTGGGCTCCTACGACGTGGAGGCCGGGCCCGCAGGGGCGGAGTGGGAGGCCGACGAGGAGGCCGGCATGCGGCGGGTGCAGGTGCGGGTCGCCGGCATGACGTGCTCCGCGTGCACGGGCGCCGTCGAGGCCGCGCTCTCCGAGCGCCGGGGCGTGCGCCGCGCCTCCGTGTCGCTGCTCCAGAACCGCGCCCACGTCGTCTACGACCCCGCGCTCGCCAAG GATGAAGACATCGTGGAAGCGATAGAGGATGCTGGGTTCGAAGCAGAAATTCTCCCAGACTCTACTGTTTCACAGCCGAAATCTCAGAAGACTTTGTCAGGCCAATTTAGGATAGGGGGAATGACTTGTGCAGCATGTGTGAACTCAGTTGAGGGGATCTTGAAAAAACTGCCCGGTGTAAAAAGAGCAGTTGTCGCATTAGCGACATCATTGGGGGAAGTTGAGTATGACCCTTCTGCCATTAGCAAAGATGAAATTGTTCAGGCTATTGAGGACGCTGGTTTTGACGCTGCGCTGTTACAAAGTAGCGAGCAGGATAAGGTTTTATTAAGTGTGACTGGGTTGCATACTGAGGGAGATGTAGATGTATTGCATGATATCCTGAAGAAAATAGAAGGCTTGCGTCAGTTTGGTGTAAATTTTGGAAACTCTGAAGTTGAAATTGTATTTGATCCCGAAGTAGTTGGTTTGAGACAGATTGTAGATACCATAGAGATGGAAAGCAATGACAGACTGAAAGCTCATGTACAGAACCCATACTTACGAGCTGCTTCAAATGATACACAGGAGGCCTCTAAGACGCTTCATCTTCTTCGCTCTAGTTTATTACTAAGT ATTCCTGTATTTTTCATCCGCATGGTATGCCCTCACATACCTCTAATCAGTTCATTCCTAGTCATGCACCTTGGACCATTTTGTATTGGAGATCTGCTGAAGTGGATTCTGGTTAGCATGATACAGTTTGCTGTTGGCAAACGATTCTATGTTGCAGCTTCTAGGGCCCTAAGACATGGCTCTACAAATATGGATGTTTTAGTTGTTATTGGCACTACCGCTTCATATGTCTATTCAGTTTGTGCACTTCTTTATGGGGCATTCACTGGATTTCATCCTCCAATATATTTTGAAACGAGTGCCATGATAATTACATTTGTGCTGTTTGGGAAGTATCTGGAGGTGCTTGCAAAAGGAAAGACATCGGATGCTATCAAGAAGCTTGTAGAGCTTGCTCCAGCTACAGCGCTTCTACTTCTGAAGGACAAAG AAGGAAAATATTCAGGCGAGAAGGAGATTGATGCATCGTTAGTACAACCTGGTGATGCCTTAAAAGTTCTTCCTGGTTCAAAGGTTCCTGCCGATGGTGTAGTCATTTGGGGTACAAGCCATATCAATGAGAGTATGGTAACTGGTGAATCTGTGCCTATCTCGAAGGAAGTATCCAGTCCAGTAATTGGAGGCACAATGAACTTGCATGGTGTTCTTCATATACAAGCGACCAAAGTAGGATCCGGGACAGTTCTGAGTCAGATAATATCGCTTGTCGAGACTGCCCAGATGTCTAAGGCTCCTATTCAGAAGTTTGCTGATTAT GTGGCCAGCATTTTCGTTCCTATTGTCATCACCTTGTCCTTACTGACATTCCTTGCATG GTTTCTATGTGGATGGTTGGGAGCATATCCAAACTCATGGTCTGCTGAAAGTAGCaattgctttgttttctccCTCATGTTCTCCATATCTGTTGTGGTGATTGCTTGTCCATGTGCTCTTGGTCTGGCAACACCAACTGCGGTTATGGTAGCAACGGGAGTTGGGGCTAATCATGGAGTACTTGTGAAGGGTGGAGATGCACTGGAGAGAGCTCAGAATGTGAAATATGTTGTTTTTGATAAAACTGGAACACTGACCCAAGGAAAGGCTTCTGTAACAACAGCAAAGATTTTTTCAGGGATGGACCTGGGGGATTTCCTCACATTGGTAGCTTCTGCAGAG GCAAGCagtgaacacccacttgcaaaAGCTATCTTGGATTATGCATTTCATTTCCATTTCTTTGGCAAACTTCCCTCAGCAAAAGACAGCATtaagaaaagaagagaagagaTTCTTTCCCAGTGGCTACTGGAAGTCACAGACTTTTCTGCTTTGCCTGGCAAAGGGATCCAGTGTTGGATCAATGGGAAGAAAATTTTG GTAGGGAACCGTGCTTTGATAACTGAAAATGGGATAAACATTCCTGATGAAGCTGAACATTTCTTGGTAGACATGGAGCTGAGTGCAAAAACTGGTATTCTCGTAGCATATGATGGTGGCTTCATTGGTTTGATTGGGATAACAGATCCTTTGAAAAGGGAGGCTGCTGTGGTTGTACAAGGCCTAAAAAAGATGGgtgttcatccagttatggtcACTGGGGACAACTGGAGGACAGCACAAGCGGTTGCAAAGGAG GTTGGTATTGAGGATGTGAGAGCGGAGATCATGCCAGCTGGAAAAGCCAACGTTATCCGTTCGCTCCAAAAGGACGGCAGTGTAGTCGCAATGGTAGGAGACGGCATCAATGACTCCCCCGCTTTGGCAGCCGCCGATGTCGGGATGGCCATTGGCGCTGGAACCGACATTGCCATCGAGGCGGCTGACTACGTGCTGGTCCGGAACAACCTGGAGGACGTGATCACGGCGATCGACCTCTCACGCAAGACGTTCAGCCGGATCCGGTGGAACTACTTCTTTGCCATGGCGTACAACGTGGTGGCCATCCCCGTGGCCGCGGGCGCGCTGTTCCCGTTCACGGGGCTCCAGATGCCGCCCTGGCTGGCCGGCGCGTGCATGGCGTTCTCGTCCGTCAGCGTGGTGTGCTCCTCCCTGCTGCTGAGGAGGTACAGGAAACCGAGGCTCACCACCTTGCTGCAGATAACAGTGGAGtga